One window of the Streptomyces sp. NBC_00259 genome contains the following:
- a CDS encoding YlxR family protein, with amino-acid sequence MSGRTHARACPERTCTGCRERAAKRDLLRIVAVEGVCVPDHRGTLPGRGAYVHPASVCLDLAVRRRAFPRALRVQGPLDTADVRRTIEAMAASQAAP; translated from the coding sequence GTGTCTGGTCGGACGCACGCCCGCGCATGCCCTGAGCGAACGTGCACAGGGTGCAGGGAGCGAGCGGCCAAGCGCGATCTGCTGCGCATCGTGGCGGTCGAGGGCGTATGCGTCCCCGATCATCGCGGTACGCTGCCCGGCCGGGGTGCGTATGTGCACCCCGCCTCGGTCTGTCTCGACCTGGCGGTCCGCCGCCGGGCGTTCCCGAGGGCCCTCAGGGTCCAGGGGCCGCTCGATACCGCGGATGTACGCCGCACCATCGAGGCGATGGCGGCGTCGCAGGCAGCACCGTAA